A window from Fragaria vesca subsp. vesca linkage group LG5, FraVesHawaii_1.0, whole genome shotgun sequence encodes these proteins:
- the LOC101297254 gene encoding histone-lysine N-methyltransferase EZA1-like: protein MMSKATDSATKLKKSHGDVPGDTVGLAQKMYQLKKQIQAERVMSVKEKIEQNRKKLEGYVSEISSIISREVELNGSSSLLNSRIQHPPCKFSGFSKGFGDKDYSNNEEELLSSSIELPKAHKIDPYTTWIWLDRNQRMAEDQSVVGRRQIYYDKEHGVEALVYSDTDDEMTEPEEVKRAFSGGEDRILLMAFQEHGTGEEVTKAVSQFIGATTSEIQERYITIKERVCEKRESKDSGESGSNRHIFLDKSLSAALDSFDNLFCRRCLIFDCRLHGCSQPLIYPSEKQMHWSEHDEDEKPCSDQCYLRLKAVENLVEGSHNNTLPRTNVTNSQRESAPTSSVTEIIRDENYIPGKDEAVTSERIHRSDVFTGALGLDTDMMMTHNENTGKRKVVEYTDKEAHDQTILPDDLEGSSKRQKRLDVLHLVTGTSTPIAVHDHSTSSEHGTSDAGLPNKNELELANKKSTGHTSKELVCFGSSSCDESMDDVKDEPKDVIEVLKQPSKSTEVQVEKKCGSSSEWKAVEKELYMKGLEIFGRNSCLIARNLLSGFKTCLEVSIFMHDAEASMPNRSVGFMEDNGKADTDQSEHEMRTKSRSFRRRGKARRLKYSWKSAGHPSVWKRIADGKNQSRKQYIPCGCQSTCGRQCSCLQNGTCCEKYCGCSKSCKNRFRGCHCAKSQCRSRQCPCFAADRECDPDVCRNCWVSCGDSSLGEPPKQGDSQCGNMRLLLRQQQRILLGKSDVAGWGAFLKNPVNKNDYLGEYTGELISHEEADRRGKIYDRADSSFLFDLNDQWVLDAYRKGDKLKFANHSKKPNCHAKVMLVAGDHRVGIFAKEHIDAGEEIFYDYCYPPETEIPWAQAEGTKRDDSSVSQVRAKKHQSH, encoded by the exons ATGATGTCCAAAGCAACTGACTCTGCAACTAAACTCAAA AAATCACATGGAGATGTACCGGGAGATACTGTAGGCTTGGCACAAAAGATGTATCAGCTTAAGAAGCAAATTCAGGCAGAGAGAGTGATGTCAGTGAAGGAAAAAATCGAGCAGAATAGGAAGAAGCTAGAAGGTTACGTTTCAGAAATTTCATCAATAATTTCAAGAGAAGTTGAGCTAAATGGGAGCTCCAGCTTGCTTAATTCAAGAATTCAACATCCTCCCTGCAAATTCAGTGGCTTTTCTAAAGGATTTGGTGATAAAGATTATAGTAACAATGAAGAGGAGTTACTCTCATCAAGTATTGAGCTTCCAAAAGCTCACAAGATTGATCCTTATACAACTTGGATATGGTTGGACAG AAATCAGAGAATGGCTGAGGACCAATCTGTAGTTGGGAGGAGGCAAATTTACTACGACAAAGAACATGGCGTTGAAGCTCTAGTCTACAGTGACACTGATGATGAGATGACAGAACCTGAAGAAGTGAAGCGTGCATTTTCTGGAGGAGAAGACCGAATTCTGTT GATGGCCTTTCAGGAGCATGGGACAGGAGAAGAAGTAACAAAAGCTGTAAGCCAGTTTATTGGAGCCACCACTTCGGAAATCCAG GAAAGGTACATTACAATCAAGGAGCGGGTCTGTGAGAAACGTGAATCAAAAGATTCTGGAGAATCTGGATCAAATAGGCACATTTTTCTTGATAAGAGTCTCAGTGCTGCATTAGATTCTTTTGATAACCTTTTCTGTCGCCGTTGCCTG ATTTTCGATTGCCGTCTGCATGGATGTTCTCAACCTCTAATCTATCCT AGTGAAAAGCAGATGCATTGGTCAGAACATGATGAGGATGAGAAGCCTTGCAGTGATCAATGTTACCTTAGG TTAAAGGCAGTTGAGAATCTGGTGGAAGGTTCACATAATAATACTCTGCCCAGGACCAATGTAACAAATTCACAGAGAGAAAGTGCTCCAACATCATCCGTTACAGAGATTATACGTGATGAAAATTACATTCCTGGAAAAGATGAGGCTGTCACTTCAGAACGTATTCATAGATCAGATGTCTTTACAGGAGCTTTAGGTTTGGATACAGATATGATGATGACTCACAATGAAAACACAGGGAAAAGGAAGGTTGTAGAGTACACTGATAAAGAGGCCCATGACCAAACTATACTGCCGGATGATTTGGAGGGGTCTTCCAAGAGACAGAAGAGATTAGATGTCTTGCATTTAGTAACTGGTACTAGTACACCAATCGCGGTTCATGATCACTCAACCAGTTCTGAACATGGGACCTCAGATGCTGGTTTACCCAATAAAAATGAACTTGAACTGGCCAACAAAAAATCCACCGGACATACTTCAAAGGAACTTGTATGTTTTGGTAGTTCTTCCTGCGATGAATCTATGGATGATGTGAAGGATGAGCCAAAAGATGTAATAGAGGTACTGAAGCAACCATCCAAATCTACAGAAGTCCAAGTTGAAAAGAAGTGTGGCAGCAGCTCTGAGTGGAAGGCAGTAGAGAAAGAATTATACATGAAGGGGTTAGAGATATTCGGGAGAAACAG TTGCCTCATAGCCAGGAACTTACTTTCTGGCTTCAAGACTTGCTTGGAAGTGTCCATTTTCATGCATGATGCTGAAGCTTCAATGCCTAATAGATCTGTTGGATTCATGGAAGACAATGGCAAAGCTGACACGGATCAGAGT GAACACGAGATGCGGACAAAGTCACGATCATTTCGTAGAAGAGGCAAAGCACGGAGGCTTAAATATTCTTGGAAGTCTGCTGGTCACCCATCAGTCTGGAAAAGGATTGCTGATGGCAAAAACCAGTCCCGCAAACAATATATACCATGTGGGTGCCAGTCTACATGTGGAAGGCAATGTTCTTGTCTGCAAAATGGAACCTGCTGTGAAAAATATTGTGG ATGCTCAAAGAGCTGCAAAAATAGGTTCAGGGGATGCCACTGTGCAAAAAGTCAATGCAGAAGTCGGCAGTGCCCATGCTTTGCCGCAGATCGTGAATGTGACCCGGATGTCTGTCGCAATTGTTGGGTTAG TTGTGGGGACAGTTCATTAGGCGAGCCACCAAAACAAGGTGATAGTCAATGTGGAAACATGAGGCTTCTTTTAAGGCAACAACAAAGG ATTCTCTTGGGTAAATCTGATGTTGCTGGATGGGGAGCCTTTTTAAAG AACCCTGTAAACAAAAATGATTATCTTGGAGAATATACTGGTGAACTTATCTCCCATGAGGAAGCAGACAGACGTGGGAAGATTTACGATCGTGCAGACTCATCATTCCTTTTTGACTTGAATGATCAG TGGGTCCTGGATGCTTATCGAAAAGGAGACAAGCTTAAATTTGCAAACCACTCGAAGAAACCTAACTGTCATGCAAAG GTAATGCTGGTGGCGGGAGATCACCGAGTAGGCATATTTGCCAAGGAGCATATTGATGCTGGTGAGGAGATCTTCTATGATTATTGTTACCCACCAGAAACAGAAATCCCATGGGCTCAAGCTGAGGGTACAAAGAGGGATGATTCATCTGTCTCCCAAGTCAGAGCAAAGAAACACCAATCTCATTGA